From the genome of Sinanaerobacter sp. ZZT-01:
TTATGGGAAAGTAAAGTATAAAAGCCGTCCCTATTCCAACTTGGCTTTCTACTTCAATTTTACCTCCCATTTTCTCAACTAGCATCTTGGTAATCCACAGCCCTAAACCAGTCCCGCTTTCAAGCTGATCAGTAGTAAAAAAAGGCGTGAATATCTTTTCTAAGTTTTCAGATGGAATTCCTATCCCATCATCTTCAATGCGAATTCGTACTTTTTTATTTCCTCCTTCTCCTTCCACGCATCCATTAATTTTTATTTTACCACCTTCATTCAATGCTTTGATGGCATTGGCGATGATATTTTGAAAAATGTTTTTTAATGGTTCCGCTTTCCCATAATATAAGAAAGGATCTGGTTCAAAATGCTTTTCAATCAAAATGCCATATCGAATGCAGTCACGATTATTTAAAAGTAATATCTGGTTGATTATTTTCGTCATATCCACCAATACATCTTTATCTTCTTCTCTTGCAGAAAAATCCAATAAGCTGTAAATTACCTTTTCAGCTTCCTTTACCGTCTCTGAGACAGTTTTTATAATTTCTTTAACTTCACACTCTTCTTCCGTCCTTGTATACGCATCAAGCAGATACATAGATCCTTTGATTACTGTAAGTGGATTTTTTAATTCATGTGCAATTGCTGATGAAATCTGCCCAATGCCAGCCAGCTTCTCTGCTTGCTGCAATTCCTTCTCCATTAATATACTTTTCGTCACCCGCTGACTGAAAACTACGATCTCTTCTACCTCATTATTCCGATTGATAATAGGATAATAAGCATTGTTATAAATTTCACCGTCAATCGCCATGCGTGCATAAGCAGATTCTTTTCCAGTTATCACTTCGCGTATTTTGCATCCTTTACAAATACCTTCTCCATTTGAAAAAATATCATAACAATATCGTTTATAATTCCCTAATAATCCAAGAAGTCTTTTCCCTTTTTTGTTCATCATGCGAATTTCTCCGTCAGGAGTTACAATCATTAAAATTCCGCTGATACTGTTAAAAATGCTTTCAATTTCTCTGTTTTTTTCTAGCAAGCTTTCAGTGTATTCCTCTACGTGTTCACTCATAAAACAAAAAGCATCTGATAAGGTCTCGATTTCAGAATACCCTTCCAGATGTTTTGTTTCCCTAAAATTTCCGGAAGCAATACCCTTTGCCTGATTCACTAATTCATTCATTGGTTTTGAATATTTCTTCAGCAGAATAAATCCAAAGATTAAAATCGCAGCAAATAGGAAGAGTAGAAAGATTAAAAAGTTGTTTCTTTCAATCCGGTGAATCGCCGTATATTCCGATCGATCAATCTCTAAAACCAACCTCCACGGCATGCCTTTAACAGGTGCAAAAGCTAAAGTTCTCAAGGAGCCGGAGCCATCTGCAAGCGCATAAGAAGTCATTCCTTTTTCTTCGCTGAGAGCGATATTTAAAGCCTTTCTCTTGCTTTCGTTTGTCTCCTCTTTATCAAAAATGTTATCTAAAAAAAGCTGACCCTGTTTTGTAACAGGAGTTACATATTTAGGATGAAAAATAATATCTCCGTTTTCTGATAATAGATATATGAGTCCTGATTCTCCCAGATTAAAATCGGTAAGAAATTTTTCTCTCAATGTACTGATCCCAATATCTGCACTGACTACTCCGAATAGAGAGTTTTTATAATACACAGGATGAGAGCAGCTAATCAGCCATCCCGTCCCCAGATAATCTACGTATGGTTTCGTCCAAATAGTCTTACGCTCTGGGTTATTCTGTTCATTAGCATCCACATAAAATGGATCTTCTTTTTGTTGATGGTTTGGCATGAATACACCCATGCCGAAATATGGGTAGCAGCGTAAAAGTCCTTCCTCCGTTGAAATATAAATCCATCGAACAGTATCCTGTCTTTGTTTTACTTCTTGAAAACGAGCATCCAGCTTCTCTGTCAAGTTAATAACACGGATGGCATCAGATGTCAATTCTTGATTTGCCGGAAAAAAAACAGCAGAGCAATCCGGTTCTTTTTC
Proteins encoded in this window:
- a CDS encoding ATP-binding protein, which codes for MKNLVRKSLVTNILIVFILFNAISLLVFTFFVIQQDKQTARRNVESSLLELASEKANSISMIMKNVAYEAENTATWAEKYITDTDRGDTLSDEYYFNNLGTLMRKKSEKEPDCSAVFFPANQELTSDAIRVINLTEKLDARFQEVKQRQDTVRWIYISTEEGLLRCYPYFGMGVFMPNHQQKEDPFYVDANEQNNPERKTIWTKPYVDYLGTGWLISCSHPVYYKNSLFGVVSADIGISTLREKFLTDFNLGESGLIYLLSENGDIIFHPKYVTPVTKQGQLFLDNIFDKEETNESKRKALNIALSEEKGMTSYALADGSGSLRTLAFAPVKGMPWRLVLEIDRSEYTAIHRIERNNFLIFLLFLFAAILIFGFILLKKYSKPMNELVNQAKGIASGNFRETKHLEGYSEIETLSDAFCFMSEHVEEYTESLLEKNREIESIFNSISGILMIVTPDGEIRMMNKKGKRLLGLLGNYKRYCYDIFSNGEGICKGCKIREVITGKESAYARMAIDGEIYNNAYYPIINRNNEVEEIVVFSQRVTKSILMEKELQQAEKLAGIGQISSAIAHELKNPLTVIKGSMYLLDAYTRTEEECEVKEIIKTVSETVKEAEKVIYSLLDFSAREEDKDVLVDMTKIINQILLLNNRDCIRYGILIEKHFEPDPFLYYGKAEPLKNIFQNIIANAIKALNEGGKIKINGCVEGEGGNKKVRIRIEDDGIGIPSENLEKIFTPFFTTDQLESGTGLGLWITKMLVEKMGGKIEVESQVGIGTAFILYFPISEKGTNYELQHADSSS